A single region of the Lycium barbarum isolate Lr01 chromosome 2, ASM1917538v2, whole genome shotgun sequence genome encodes:
- the LOC132627245 gene encoding uncharacterized protein LOC132627245 isoform X2: protein MAVEGKMRWGELEDDAEDLDFLLPPKQVFGPDSNGVKKVVEYKFNDEGNKVKITTTTRIRKLANARLSKGAIERRNWPKFGDAVHEDVGARLTMVSTEEIILERPTAPGSNKDEAKASGDSLAQIGKAGAVLMVCRTCGKKGDHWTSKCPFKDLAQPSETFMDKPPSAEAPAAGGAGSQKSAYVPPSMRGGAAERAGGGGTEMRRRNEENSVRVTNLSEDTREADLLELFRPFGHVSRVYVAIDQKTGMSRGFGFVNFVNREDADKAINKLNGYGYDNLILRVEWAAPRAT, encoded by the exons ATGGCGGTGGAAGGAAAAATGAGATGGGGAGAATTAGAAGACGATGCAGAGGACTTAGATTTCCTGTTGCCACCGAAACAAGTATTTGGACCAGATTCAAATGGGGTAAAGAAAGTAGTGGAATACAAGTTTAATGATGAAGGTAACAAGGTGAAAATAACAACCACAACACGTATACGTAAGCTTGCTAATGCTAGGCTCAGTAAAGGTGCTATTGAGAGGAGGAATTGGCCTAAGTTTGGTGATGCTGTACATGAAGACGTTGGTGCTAGACTTACTATGGTTTCTACTGAGGAAATTATTCTTGAACGACCTACAGCTCCTG GTTCCAACAAAGATGAAGCTAAAGCTAGTGGAGACTCATTGGCTCAAATTGGGAAAGCAGGGGCTGTTCTTATGGTTTGTAGGACCTGTGGCAAGAAGGGTGATCACTGGACATCAAAATGCCCTTTCAAGGATCTTGCTCAGCCAAGTGAAACCTTCATGGATAAGCCACCTTCAGCTGAAGCGCCTGCTGCTGGTGGGGCCGGTTCTCAAAAGAGTGCTTATGTTCCTCCGAGCATGAGAGGTGGTGCTGCAGAGAGAGCAGGTGGTGGCGGGACTGAGATGAGAAGAAGGAATGAAGAAAACTCTGTTAGGGTCACCAACCTTTCTGAGGACACTCGGGAGGCTGATTTGTTGGAGCTGTTCCGTCCCTTTGGTCATGTCAGCAGAGTGTATGTTGCCATTGATCAAAAAACGGGAATGAGCAGAGGATTTGGTTTTGTCAACTTTGTCAACAGAGAAGATGCCGATAAGGCTATAAACAAGCTCAATGGTTATGGTTATGACAATCTCATTCTTAGAGTTGAATGGGCTGCTCCAAGAGCTACTTAA
- the LOC132627245 gene encoding uncharacterized protein LOC132627245 isoform X1, with product MAVEGKMRWGELEDDAEDLDFLLPPKQVFGPDSNGVKKVVEYKFNDEGNKVKITTTTRIRKLANARLSKGAIERRNWPKFGDAVHEDVGARLTMVSTEEIILERPTPPGSNKDEAKASGDSLAQIGKAGAVLMVCRTCGKKGDHWTSKCPFKDLAQPSETFMDKPPSAEAPAAGGAGSQKSAYVPPSMRGGAAERAGGGGTEMRRRNEENSVRVTNLSEDTREADLLELFRPFGHVSRVYVAIDQKTGMSRGFGFVNFVNREDADKAINKLNGYGYDNLILRVEWAAPRAT from the exons ATGGCGGTGGAAGGAAAAATGAGATGGGGAGAATTAGAAGACGATGCAGAGGACTTAGATTTCCTGTTGCCACCGAAACAAGTATTTGGACCAGATTCAAATGGGGTAAAGAAAGTAGTGGAATACAAGTTTAATGATGAAGGTAACAAGGTGAAAATAACAACCACAACACGTATACGTAAGCTTGCTAATGCTAGGCTCAGTAAAGGTGCTATTGAGAGGAGGAATTGGCCTAAGTTTGGTGATGCTGTACATGAAGACGTTGGTGCTAGACTTACTATGGTTTCTACTGAGGAAATTATTCTTGAACGACCTACACCTCCCG GTTCCAACAAAGATGAAGCTAAAGCTAGTGGAGACTCATTGGCTCAAATTGGGAAAGCAGGGGCTGTTCTTATGGTTTGTAGGACCTGTGGCAAGAAGGGTGATCACTGGACATCAAAATGCCCTTTCAAGGATCTTGCTCAGCCAAGTGAAACCTTCATGGATAAGCCACCTTCAGCTGAAGCGCCTGCTGCTGGTGGGGCCGGTTCTCAAAAGAGTGCTTATGTTCCTCCGAGCATGAGAGGTGGTGCTGCAGAGAGAGCAGGTGGTGGCGGGACTGAGATGAGAAGAAGGAATGAAGAAAACTCTGTTAGGGTCACCAACCTTTCTGAGGACACTCGGGAGGCTGATTTGTTGGAGCTGTTCCGTCCCTTTGGTCATGTCAGCAGAGTGTATGTTGCCATTGATCAAAAAACGGGAATGAGCAGAGGATTTGGTTTTGTCAACTTTGTCAACAGAGAAGATGCCGATAAGGCTATAAACAAGCTCAATGGTTATGGTTATGACAATCTCATTCTTAGAGTTGAATGGGCTGCTCCAAGAGCTACTTAA